From Daucus carota subsp. sativus chromosome 6, DH1 v3.0, whole genome shotgun sequence, the proteins below share one genomic window:
- the LOC108227643 gene encoding protein MANNAN SYNTHESIS-RELATED 1 has protein sequence MGMDPRQLVAGVLTVTMFVMLGNMIHREHFRDFSPPLIQHPESTTVRFETTNAASENSPEILTKEIEGPWKEDVLDLKPCWTKPVLEETEQSQGFVTFSLTNGPEYHVSQIADAVAVARYLRATLVVPDIRGSKPGDKRNFEEIYDVEKFIKSLDGVVKVVKYQPDSISAKNLEVLRVPNRVSDGHIAEQIEPIFRSKGNIRLATYFPSVNMKKTDNDINSVACLAMFGTLELQPEVQEVVDSMVERLRTLSRKSDGQFIAVDLRADILEKKGCQGNDGAGSKRCYSPQEIAIFLRKVGFNKDTAIYLTQSRWDDSLNVLKELFPKTYTKEGIMPADKKPKFLNADASEFEKVIDFYISSRSDVFVPAISGLFYANVAGKRIASGKTQILVPANVAGSSAAVADFISHYVSKKNHLAYSCFC, from the exons ATGGGGATGGATCCAAGACAACTAGTAGCAGGAGTGCTCACCGTAACAATGTTTGTAATGCTTGGTAACATGATCCATAGAGAACACTTTCGTGATTTCTCTCCTCCTCTCATTCAA CATCCGGAATCCACAACCGTGCGTTTTGAAACTACTAACGCAGCTTCAGAAAACAGCCCCGAAATTCTTACTAAGGAAATCGAAGGCCCTTGGAAGGAGGATGTCCTTGACCTTAAGCCCTGTTGGACGAAGCCAGTTTTGG AAGAGACAGAGCAATCACAAGGCTTTGTGACTTTCTCCTTAACAAATGGTCCTGAATACCACGTCTCGCag ATTGCTGATGCTGTGGCGGTGGCAAGATATTTGAGGGCCACTCTTGTAGTTCCTGACATAAGGGGGAGCAAACCTGGCGATAAGAG GAACTTTGAAGAAATCTATGATGTTGAGAAATTCATAAAAAGTTTGGATGGGGTAGTCAAAGTAGTAAAGTACCAGCCTGATAGCATATCAGCAAAAAATCTTGAGGTTCTAAGGGTCCCCAACCGTGTATCTGATGGCCACATTGCAGAGCAAATCGAACCAATTTTTAGATCGAAAGGAAATATAAGGCTGGCAACTTACTTCCCATCGGTGAATATGAAAAAGACTGACAATGACATTAATTCAGTTGCATGTTTGGCAATGTTTGGAACTCTAGAGCTACAACCAGAAGTTCAAGAAGTGGTTGACTCAATGGTTGAACGCCTCCGGACTCTAAGTCGAAAGTCAGATGGCCAATTTATTGCGGTAGATTTGAGGGCTGATATTTTAGAGAAGAAAGGTTGCCAAGGAAATGATGGCGCTGGGTCAAAAAGATGTTACAGTCCACAAGAGATCGCAATATTCTTGAGGAAGGTTGGTTTTAACAAAGACACCGCTATATATTTGACTCAATCGAGGTGGGATGACAGTCTTAATGTATTGAAGGAATTATTCCCCAAGACTTACacaaag GAAGGAATAATGCCAGCAGATAAAAAGCCAAAGTTCCTCAATGCTGACGCTTCTGAGTTTGAGAAGGTTATTGACTTCTACATCAGTTCTCGAAGTGATGTTTTTGTACCAGCCATTTCAGGTTTGTTCTATGCCAATGTGGCTGGTAAGAGAATTGCCTCAGGCAAGACTCAGATACTGGTCCCAGCAAACGTTGCTGGCTCTTCCGCGGCCGTGGCAGATTTCATTTCTCATTATGTCTCAAAAAAGAACCACCTGGCTTACTCATGTTTCTGCTAA